Proteins encoded together in one Campylobacter concisus window:
- the tolB gene encoding Tol-Pal system protein TolB, producing the protein MKKIFLFLCVALGLYAADATISVINQGVALPKIALQDATTAVSDAGFKDKFFKIMLGDLKVSSDFEVIEDHVPSTYEGTAATNTMSDKGVELIFRYALEGSMGSPLTLRVKLIDAKTATTRYERVYNMPDGAKYPFLAHKSIVELTNELNLPPVGWMEKFIILAKYTSARQSSIIVADYTLTYQKTIVSGGLNIFPKWAGADQSKFYYTSYVNNRPTLFRYDLNSGTKTKIIDSMGMLIASDVSKDGSKILLTMAPKDQPDIFIYNTGSKKLTQITNYPGIDVNGNFVDNDSRIVFVSDRLGYPNIFATPATSGGSVEQMVFHGKNNNSVSTFENYVVYSSREASGGFNIYLISTQTDFIRQLTANGKNNYPRFSSDGQSVVFIKELGGQSSLGVVRLNENRSFQFPLKVGKIQSIDW; encoded by the coding sequence ATGAAGAAAATTTTTCTTTTTTTGTGCGTTGCTCTAGGGCTTTATGCTGCTGATGCGACCATATCTGTTATAAACCAAGGTGTTGCTTTGCCAAAGATAGCTTTGCAAGATGCAACTACAGCTGTTAGTGATGCGGGCTTTAAAGATAAATTCTTTAAGATCATGCTAGGCGACTTGAAAGTTAGTTCAGACTTTGAGGTTATCGAAGATCACGTGCCTTCAACTTACGAGGGAACAGCAGCTACAAATACAATGAGCGACAAAGGTGTTGAGCTTATCTTTAGATATGCTCTTGAGGGTTCTATGGGCTCACCTCTTACTTTAAGAGTAAAACTCATCGATGCAAAGACTGCAACTACAAGGTATGAGAGAGTCTATAACATGCCAGATGGTGCAAAGTATCCGTTTTTGGCACACAAAAGTATAGTTGAGCTAACAAATGAGCTAAATTTACCACCAGTTGGCTGGATGGAGAAATTTATCATCCTAGCAAAATACACTTCAGCTCGCCAAAGCTCTATTATAGTGGCTGACTACACACTTACATATCAAAAAACAATCGTAAGCGGTGGTCTAAACATCTTCCCTAAATGGGCAGGCGCTGATCAGAGTAAATTTTACTATACATCTTATGTAAATAACAGGCCAACTTTGTTTAGATATGACCTAAATTCAGGCACTAAAACAAAGATAATAGATAGTATGGGTATGCTTATAGCATCTGATGTTAGTAAAGATGGAAGTAAAATTCTATTAACCATGGCTCCAAAAGATCAACCAGATATTTTCATCTATAATACAGGTAGCAAAAAATTAACTCAGATCACAAACTATCCAGGCATTGATGTAAATGGAAATTTCGTAGATAATGACAGCAGAATAGTTTTTGTTTCAGATAGACTTGGGTATCCAAATATCTTTGCAACACCTGCAACTTCAGGCGGAAGTGTTGAGCAAATGGTGTTTCATGGCAAAAACAATAACTCAGTAAGCACTTTTGAAAACTATGTAGTTTATTCAAGTAGAGAGGCTAGTGGTGGCTTTAACATCTATCTAATCTCAACTCAAACAGATTTTATCCGTCAGCTTACAGCAAATGGTAAAAACAACTACCCAAGATTTTCAAGTGATGGTCAAAGTGTTGTTTTTATCAAAGAACTTGGCGGTCAAAGCTCACTTGGCGTTGTTAGATTAAATGAGAACAGAAGTTTCCAATTTCCACTAAAAGTAGGTAAAATTCAATCTATTGATTGGTAA
- a CDS encoding biopolymer transporter ExbD encodes MALKFDDETPELNITPLVDIMLVLLAILMVTMPTITYQEDITLPDGSKAKTSTSKQKDLIVSINAQGQVRIDQSTMSLAELPDNIALMSAKYDKTSPIYIKADKNLKYDDVMFVLKTLKGAGFNKVALETNG; translated from the coding sequence ATGGCTCTTAAATTTGACGACGAAACACCAGAGTTGAACATAACGCCTCTTGTTGATATCATGCTTGTTTTGTTGGCTATTTTAATGGTTACAATGCCAACTATAACATATCAAGAAGATATAACATTGCCAGATGGCTCAAAGGCAAAAACATCTACGTCTAAGCAAAAAGATCTTATAGTCTCTATAAATGCACAAGGACAAGTTAGAATAGATCAAAGTACAATGAGCCTTGCTGAACTTCCAGATAACATTGCACTAATGAGTGCAAAATACGATAAAACCTCGCCTATATACATAAAGGCTGATAAAAATTTAAAATACGATGATGTTATGTTTGTATTAAAGACTTTAAAAGGTGCTGGTTTTAATAAAGTAGCTTTAGAGACAAACGGTTAA
- the atpG gene encoding ATP synthase F1 subunit gamma has protein sequence MSNLKDIKRKIKSVQNTQKTTRAMKLVSTAKLRKAEEAARYSRVYALKINEVLSEIAYKINQYASVMTESKFFNTTKSVEKVDIIFVTADKGLCGGFNVQTIKTVRRMIDELKAKKIKVRLRAVGKKGIEFFNFQGVELLETYVGASSSPTYEKAQKIIKDAIDDFTNGITDKVVLIHNGYKNMISQEIRVNDIVPIEPSKIVAVETNSLMEFEPEDNYTKIMDELLNKYFEYSMYYALVDSLAAEHSARMQAMDNATNNAKQRVKQLNLAYNKARQESITTELIEIISGVESMK, from the coding sequence ATGTCAAATTTAAAAGATATAAAACGAAAGATCAAGAGCGTCCAGAACACTCAAAAGACGACGCGTGCGATGAAGCTTGTCTCTACAGCAAAGCTTCGTAAAGCTGAAGAGGCTGCACGCTACTCTAGAGTTTACGCACTTAAGATCAATGAGGTTTTATCAGAGATAGCTTATAAGATCAATCAATACGCTTCAGTTATGACTGAGAGTAAATTTTTCAACACAACAAAAAGTGTAGAAAAGGTTGATATTATATTTGTTACCGCTGATAAAGGGCTTTGCGGTGGCTTTAATGTCCAGACTATAAAGACAGTTAGGCGCATGATCGATGAGCTAAAAGCCAAAAAGATCAAAGTTAGACTAAGAGCTGTTGGTAAAAAAGGCATTGAATTTTTCAATTTCCAAGGCGTTGAACTACTCGAGACTTACGTTGGAGCTAGCTCATCACCTACATATGAAAAAGCTCAAAAAATCATAAAAGATGCTATTGATGATTTTACAAACGGCATAACAGATAAGGTTGTGCTAATACACAATGGCTATAAAAATATGATTTCTCAAGAGATTAGAGTAAATGATATTGTGCCTATTGAGCCGTCTAAGATAGTTGCGGTTGAGACAAATTCTTTGATGGAATTTGAGCCAGAGGACAACTATACTAAGATTATGGATGAATTGCTCAATAAATATTTTGAGTATAGTATGTATTATGCTTTAGTTGATTCTTTGGCGGCTGAGCACAGTGCTAGAATGCAAGCTATGGATAATGCAACAAACAATGCTAAACAACGCGTCAAACAGTTAAATCTTGCTTACAATAAAGCAAGACAAGAGTCTATTACCACTGAGCTTATCGAGATCATCAGTGGTGTTGAATCAATGAAATAA
- the atpC gene encoding ATP synthase F1 subunit epsilon, with protein MDKLHLEIVTPQGQIFNDDVSSVVLPGSEGEFGVLPNHASLISLLKAGIIDIEDKHKKHDVVAINWGYAKIDEGKVVILADGAVYVSGNSESELANSLEAARNLIESMSSDTNAFAATISKMENVVRAR; from the coding sequence ATGGATAAATTACATTTAGAGATCGTAACTCCTCAAGGTCAGATATTTAATGATGACGTGAGTAGTGTAGTGCTTCCAGGTAGCGAGGGTGAGTTTGGTGTTTTGCCAAACCACGCCTCATTAATATCTCTTTTAAAAGCAGGTATTATAGATATAGAAGATAAGCATAAAAAGCATGATGTAGTTGCTATCAACTGGGGCTATGCAAAGATCGACGAAGGCAAAGTAGTTATACTAGCTGACGGTGCGGTCTATGTCTCTGGCAATAGTGAAAGCGAGCTTGCAAATTCATTAGAAGCTGCTAGAAATTTGATAGAGAGTATGAGCAGTGATACAAATGCTTTTGCAGCAACTATATCAAAAATGGAAAATGTAGTGAGAGCAAGATAA
- a CDS encoding MotA/TolQ/ExbB proton channel family protein, translating into MGGIDIFLNYIQRSSFITIIVLTWLSIYFIVSFTILFSRMAGIGAWQKREQNALEALLMGAKNIPNDSSLKKCASGRISKEKLNVCISIAEKNATSGLTWLSVIASTSPFIGLFGTVVSILETFSQLGNGTGSSLGVIAPAISEALVATGCGIFVAIPAYTFNLLIKRKAYELMSVIERQADVMIALKKDDETL; encoded by the coding sequence GTGGGCGGAATAGATATATTTTTAAATTACATTCAAAGAAGTAGTTTTATTACAATTATAGTTTTAACTTGGTTGTCAATATATTTTATAGTTAGTTTTACAATTCTTTTTTCAAGAATGGCTGGTATAGGAGCTTGGCAAAAACGTGAGCAAAATGCACTTGAAGCATTGCTTATGGGTGCTAAAAATATACCAAATGACTCATCTTTAAAGAAATGTGCAAGTGGTAGAATTTCGAAAGAAAAGCTAAATGTTTGCATAAGCATTGCCGAAAAGAATGCTACAAGTGGGCTTACATGGCTTAGCGTAATAGCTTCTACTTCTCCATTTATCGGTCTTTTTGGAACAGTCGTATCTATCTTGGAGACATTTTCACAGCTAGGAAATGGTACAGGCTCATCTCTTGGAGTTATAGCCCCAGCTATCTCTGAAGCGCTTGTCGCTACTGGATGCGGAATTTTTGTTGCGATCCCAGCATATACATTTAACTTGCTTATAAAAAGAAAAGCTTACGAATTAATGAGCGTTATCGAGCGTCAAGCTGACGTTATGATAGCACTTAAAAAAGATGACGAGACGTTATAG
- a CDS encoding tetratricopeptide repeat protein — protein MNKKIIIAALLGAAFSIGSAQEVSAFDAGNMDSANPYGLTDDEKATLSNKRSVQNIEENMDNVSEQLQGLQSLIESMSARMNKLEQRMNDIETKVNGGISDSGVSLTSLKAYVDETRDIQDKNYKNITAALNKLGAIMDKNAAQPKQNANPKQQNKPTSNFSGKSDKDVLADGIKLLNSGNSTEAAEYFEYLNKKGYKTGASNYYLGEVAYSQKSYSTAIQYYKKSIQSEDKADYTPKLLYHTAISFDKIGDTQSANRFYKALKVGYPDSKEAKAAPNRN, from the coding sequence ATGAATAAAAAAATAATCATTGCGGCTCTTCTTGGAGCCGCTTTCTCTATAGGTTCAGCTCAAGAAGTTTCAGCATTTGACGCAGGTAATATGGATAGTGCAAATCCATATGGACTAACAGATGATGAAAAGGCAACTCTAAGCAACAAAAGAAGCGTTCAAAATATTGAAGAAAACATGGATAATGTTTCAGAACAACTTCAAGGTTTGCAAAGCTTGATCGAGAGTATGAGTGCTAGAATGAACAAGCTTGAGCAAAGAATGAATGATATCGAAACCAAAGTCAATGGTGGTATAAGCGATTCTGGTGTAAGTTTGACATCATTAAAAGCTTATGTTGATGAGACTAGAGATATACAAGATAAAAACTATAAAAATATTACTGCTGCCTTAAATAAATTAGGTGCAATAATGGATAAAAATGCTGCTCAACCAAAGCAAAATGCAAATCCAAAACAACAAAATAAGCCAACTTCAAATTTTAGTGGCAAAAGCGACAAAGATGTTTTAGCTGATGGCATTAAACTTTTAAATTCTGGCAATAGCACAGAAGCAGCTGAATATTTTGAATATTTAAATAAAAAAGGCTATAAAACTGGTGCTTCAAATTATTATCTAGGTGAAGTTGCTTATAGTCAAAAATCATACAGTACAGCCATACAATACTATAAAAAAAGTATACAAAGTGAAGATAAAGCTGACTACACTCCAAAACTTTTGTATCACACAGCTATAAGCTTTGATAAGATCGGTGATACTCAAAGTGCAAATAGGTTTTATAAGGCTTTAAAAGTAGGCTATCCAGATAGCAAAGAAGCCAAAGCCGCTCCCAACAGAAACTAA
- the atpD gene encoding F0F1 ATP synthase subunit beta — MKGVISQVMGPVVDVDFNDYLPKINEAIEVFFEVEGKKHKLILEVAAHLGDNRVRTIAMDMSEGLTRGLEAKALGAPISVPVGEKVLGRIFNVVGDLIDEGEGINFDKHWSIHRDPPPFEEQSTKSEIFETGIKVVDLLAPYAKGGKVGLFGGAGVGKTVIIMELIHNVAFKHSGYSVFAGVGERTREGNDLYHEMKESNVLDKVALCYGQMNEPPGARNRIALTGLTMAEYFRDEMGLDVLMFIDNIFRFSQSGAEMSALLGRIPSAVGYQPTLASEMGKFQERITSTKKGSITSVQAVYVPADDLTDPAPATVFAHLDATTVLNRSIAEKGIYPAVDPLDSTSRMLDPQILGADHYKVARGVQAVLQKYKDLQDIIAILGMDELSEEDKLTVDRARKIERFLSQPFFVAEVFTGSPGKYVSLDENIAGFKGILEGKYDHLPEAAFYMVGNIDEALAKAEKLKA, encoded by the coding sequence ATGAAGGGTGTTATTAGTCAAGTTATGGGCCCTGTGGTCGATGTTGACTTTAATGACTACTTGCCGAAGATCAATGAAGCTATCGAAGTTTTCTTTGAGGTTGAGGGCAAGAAACATAAACTAATATTAGAAGTTGCTGCTCACCTAGGTGATAATAGAGTTAGAACGATCGCTATGGATATGAGTGAAGGTTTAACTCGTGGCTTAGAGGCTAAAGCGCTTGGCGCACCTATAAGTGTGCCAGTTGGCGAAAAAGTTTTGGGTAGAATTTTTAACGTAGTTGGCGATTTGATCGACGAAGGCGAGGGTATAAATTTTGATAAGCACTGGTCTATCCACCGCGATCCTCCTCCATTTGAAGAGCAAAGCACAAAGAGTGAAATTTTCGAAACTGGTATCAAGGTAGTTGATCTTCTAGCTCCTTATGCAAAGGGTGGTAAAGTTGGTCTATTTGGTGGTGCTGGTGTTGGTAAAACGGTTATTATTATGGAGCTTATCCACAACGTTGCGTTTAAACATAGCGGTTACTCTGTATTTGCAGGCGTTGGTGAGAGAACTCGTGAAGGAAATGACCTTTATCACGAAATGAAAGAAAGTAACGTTTTGGATAAAGTTGCCTTGTGCTATGGCCAAATGAACGAGCCACCAGGAGCAAGAAACCGTATCGCACTAACTGGTCTTACAATGGCTGAGTACTTCCGTGATGAGATGGGACTTGACGTTTTGATGTTTATCGATAACATCTTCCGTTTCTCTCAATCAGGTGCAGAGATGTCAGCTCTACTTGGACGTATCCCATCAGCTGTTGGTTATCAGCCAACTCTTGCAAGTGAGATGGGCAAATTCCAAGAGAGAATTACATCAACTAAAAAAGGCTCAATCACGTCTGTTCAAGCTGTTTATGTTCCAGCTGACGACCTTACAGACCCAGCTCCTGCAACTGTTTTTGCTCACCTCGATGCCACGACAGTTCTTAACAGATCGATTGCAGAAAAAGGTATCTATCCAGCTGTTGATCCGCTTGATTCAACTTCAAGAATGCTCGATCCTCAAATTTTAGGAGCAGATCACTATAAGGTAGCTCGCGGCGTTCAAGCTGTGCTTCAAAAATATAAAGACCTTCAAGATATCATCGCTATCCTTGGTATGGACGAGCTTAGCGAAGAAGATAAGCTAACAGTTGATAGAGCAAGAAAGATAGAGAGATTTTTATCTCAGCCATTCTTCGTTGCTGAAGTATTTACAGGCAGCCCTGGTAAATATGTAAGTCTTGACGAAAATATCGCTGGCTTTAAGGGAATTTTAGAAGGCAAATATGATCATCTACCAGAAGCAGCATTTTATATGGTTGGAAATATAGATGAGGCTTTAGCTAAAGCTGAGAAACTTAAGGCTTAA
- a CDS encoding TonB C-terminal domain-containing protein: protein MPNKVKFPTLSSFFVAFCIYIIIVLALFIKLTFFSEPPKKYTDDKDAIMDVVMVDREVDQTIKAPKQAKEVVKETKPEPKKESDEDKQETTNKPVVPDEPLPTPSLPTPPKEEPKPEPKKPEPKPEIPKPSEEPKEDVKPETKPEPKPTPKPVEKPKPKEPNIKDLFSDIDSTKLKKDDGIKKAENKVQSRKKSEASSSKAAKEASDIIKSLKIDQNPTAPKSQMTGTYDPLMGAITKQIQRRWQSYKADSANLAKVKVMIDQSGNFSYEILELSYNEEFNAKVRECLEKLTAEKFPFNPDKSTTFNLNLEDKIN, encoded by the coding sequence ATGCCTAATAAAGTTAAATTTCCAACGCTTAGTTCATTTTTTGTAGCGTTTTGCATTTACATTATCATTGTGCTTGCTTTGTTTATAAAGCTTACTTTTTTTAGCGAACCTCCTAAAAAATATACTGATGACAAAGATGCTATTATGGACGTAGTTATGGTTGATAGAGAAGTCGATCAAACCATAAAAGCGCCAAAACAAGCAAAAGAGGTCGTAAAAGAGACAAAACCAGAACCTAAAAAAGAGTCAGATGAAGATAAACAAGAGACTACAAATAAACCTGTTGTGCCAGATGAGCCATTACCAACCCCAAGCTTGCCAACTCCTCCAAAAGAAGAGCCAAAGCCTGAGCCTAAGAAACCAGAACCAAAGCCTGAAATCCCAAAACCTAGTGAAGAGCCTAAAGAGGATGTCAAGCCAGAGACAAAACCTGAGCCTAAACCTACGCCAAAGCCAGTTGAAAAGCCAAAACCAAAAGAGCCAAATATAAAAGATCTCTTTAGCGACATAGACTCGACTAAGCTTAAAAAAGACGATGGTATAAAAAAGGCTGAAAATAAAGTACAAAGCCGCAAAAAAAGCGAGGCTTCTAGCTCAAAAGCTGCAAAAGAGGCTAGCGACATCATCAAGAGTTTAAAGATAGATCAAAACCCAACTGCACCAAAATCGCAAATGACTGGCACTTATGATCCATTGATGGGAGCCATAACAAAGCAAATTCAAAGAAGATGGCAAAGCTATAAAGCTGACTCTGCAAATCTTGCCAAAGTAAAAGTCATGATAGATCAGAGTGGAAATTTTAGCTATGAAATTTTAGAGCTATCATATAATGAAGAGTTTAATGCAAAGGTTAGAGAGTGCCTGGAAAAGCTTACTGCAGAGAAATTTCCATTTAATCCAGACAAAAGTACTACTTTTAATTTAAATTTAGAAGATAAAATAAACTAA
- a CDS encoding OmpA family protein codes for MKKVVLASVAVATLLLSGCSSKNPEVDMNANSNQSADNSGSMSDADRLAALIANIESQVKSVYFDFDKFNIKADQQGVVSSNASVFNQADAQALSIKVEGNCDEWGTDEYNYALGLKRAKSAKDALVRNGVNADRIAVVSFGESNPVCTDKTKACDAQNRRADFKVLP; via the coding sequence ATGAAAAAAGTAGTTCTAGCAAGTGTTGCAGTTGCAACTTTATTGTTGAGCGGTTGTAGCTCTAAAAACCCTGAAGTTGATATGAATGCAAATTCAAATCAATCTGCAGATAACTCAGGTAGCATGAGTGATGCTGATAGATTAGCAGCTCTTATCGCTAACATCGAGAGCCAAGTTAAAAGTGTATACTTTGACTTTGATAAATTTAATATCAAAGCTGACCAACAAGGTGTTGTTAGCTCAAATGCATCAGTATTCAACCAAGCTGACGCTCAAGCTCTTTCTATAAAAGTAGAAGGTAACTGCGACGAGTGGGGTACAGATGAGTATAACTATGCTCTTGGTCTAAAACGTGCTAAAAGTGCTAAAGACGCTCTTGTAAGAAATGGCGTTAACGCTGATAGAATCGCTGTAGTAAGCTTTGGCGAAAGCAACCCAGTTTGTACAGATAAAACAAAAGCTTGCGACGCTCAAAACAGACGTGCAGATTTCAAAGTACTTCCTTAA